Within the Paramormyrops kingsleyae isolate MSU_618 chromosome 2, PKINGS_0.4, whole genome shotgun sequence genome, the region TATGTGTATACACCCTGGTATTTGGAAACaggtttaatttttaaacatttatttggtGATTGTTGTGCTGATTCTGTGCTGTTGAAAGGCCAAGCTACCTTAAGTGTCATCTTCTGTACACTGGCAGCCTTCAATTACTGACAGCTCATGattcagagagaaaaaaatcaccAGGGCTGGTTAGCCAAGACATGGACTCAAATTGTGTTTGCATCCAAACACCATCTGTGTACACCATAAATTCCACTCGTTTCAGTGTGATAGTATGACTGTAGCATGGGAAAACACAGTTAAATTGCAGACTAACAATGAACATATCGGATAAGATACATCAGAATTGGCCTAGCAGGCCGTAAGGGATCCTCGAGGCTCGTGCTCAGTGATTTGATTTAACCCTGTTCACGAAATACGTTGGTTGATTTTCCTAAAATACCACTATGCCCAGCAGAAAATGTGCAGCAAACATTGcgtcgttaaaaaaaaaagcattactGAGAGCATTACTCATTCACGCGCAGCAGTAAACTGCGCATAAGGAGATCACTACCTGCAAGCATTAACTCACGTTTAATGTACGGCAATACCTATATCGGCTCCAATCAGATATTAATATTGCATCTATAGGAAAATCGAACACGTTAGTGAACAACTAACGATATCTCGTCATAGATTAGTGTAGAAATAAAGCACACATCACCTCCATTGCACTTTCATGAAATCGTGCTGCAAATCGTGATCAGCAGGATCTGCTCCCTACTTACTGAGACGAGGCTGCGAGATGTAGTCACGGCTGACCGCCTGTACGTGCTCCCTGGCCGCGGTTACCTTCGCTCCGCTTACAGCGGAGGAAATTTCGTTCATGGCCCCGTTCACCATTCCACGGAGTGCCTTCATTGCCATTTTTTGCAAGGAGGCAAATCGCCCAGACCGACCTAAGTGGACCGCTGGAGGACAGCCGATGGTGAAGCGGTGCGCATGCGCGGTGGTTACGCAATGCGCCCCATCAAAACAACGGCGTGGCGCTGTGAGCTGACCGAGGTGCTGAATGCTTCCTTCAGAAGCCGCAATAACCTGTCGCCTTTATATCTCTTTACGGAATTTAATTTCGTCTAAGTTTATTCCATCTGAAACAAGAGTAGCAAGCACCGTCAATACTGTTCCTTCTTGATGAAATACTGTATGTCAAATATATATGTAGTACATGAATGCTCATCACTGAGATTTTTAATGTATACATAAAATCCGGCTGTACGTAATTTCAGAAATAACTAAAAATAACTATTGATAATTGATTATACACCACTCAGCTCAAATAATCATCAATCACAACACACTGCCTGGACAGATGGTGTTTTGTTAGCAGGAACTTCACATTGCAGGTTAGATATTCTTTAAGTCAGACAGGAAATCTTTCAGGATGCATAATCTGTTGGCAGCTCTCTGCAGTTCGTGTTTGACAGGCAcacaacgttttttttttttatttttatactttattaatgcatacattgaggagacaaaaaaaatcaggttAATTACATCAAACCCCTCCTTTGACTTCTACCAGTAACCCCTGGCCACCAATGCCATTTTCAAAGCACCCGTTATCACCATACATTTAATTATTACGTTAACATTAAAGTAAATGGTAACGATAACAGCAAAAGTAGTGAATTAAAACAATTGTTACTCGTGCAACATTACACTATCAAAAAGCACTGATGTAGTATTTCTGAGATGACAGACCACAGTTGCTTTTTAGCAAATACGATAAACTACTGCCAGGAATTGCTGTCCCTGCAGCAGCAGGCAATAAAATTAAGTTAGAATTAGAGGTTTGGGAGTTTCATGTTTGAGAGCAAAGATACAGCCTCCAGTGAGGAACATCCTTATGCAGAGGAAGCAGACTGCAGGAATGGTGAGATTGGGAGTTAACAAGTTCTCAGCCGAAAAGTCTGACTGGGGTGCAGGGAGATCCATTTAAAGACAGGTGTAATCCGTTCATTCCGCAGTGGGTGCAATCAGAGAGGGCGACCAGAAAGGAGACACAGCAAGGGAGGCATGAGCACACAGGTTCAGGAGGTCAGGTGATCACACGGGATGCTGTGGGGAGAGAATCTGCCCTTTATAGTTATTGGAGCTGCTTTTTAAAGCTTGGAAAGAAAGGGGGCATCAGTGACAGCAGGGTACCAAGGCAGGTAAAGGCGgttagcaaaaaaaataaattaaaaatgctgattttttttcccaacatGTAAAGATGTTTATGTTTTGCTCCAGTTACACTTATCGACAATCACAATATCATTATAAGTTACGCCTCATCACAAGGTACCAGGTATCACATGTGATATATTTGACAATTTCCTGTTTTATGGAGGAAGTTAATATGCCAGATtacataaaaatacagaaaagaaTTTAagtgaggacagaaaagtcactttTATGAAGACAGTAAGAGATTTACTCTCTTTAAAAGTGTAATCTAAACATAAACGGTTCTGGGGAAAAGGAAAAACTAATATTAAGGTAAAATATTAGTTGAGATTTTCAAAAACATAATTTCATGATTCATTCTACTTATCTAAATGTCAGTTGAATAAATATGCAGATTGCCAAAACAGTGGATATACATTACACAATCAGTAATACCAGTTAATTGTGTCCTGCTTCAGACGTGCAGACTTGAAGCACTCAGATTCAGATCATTTTGCCTTGTACAGCTTGATATAGCAAAATTAACTGATAGTAATTCAATAATAGTTATTTTGCAAAATACATCTAAGAGGACAAGGTTTTAAACCTCATCAGAACACAATCAGCAATAACAGCTGAAACCTATGATTTCATATATTGGTAATCATTCTTGTTTGCCTCATTTGGTCCACTTTAATAAATGCCATGTCTGTCACTACAGACACAACCATTCATCAAGAAGATTTTTGGGGTCATATGCCTCAAAGAAATTATTATAATGACAGTTTGACACAAAAATCTCCCTTTATATAACTCACAATACCTTGTCCACActgttataaaaatatatagcagtttttaaataaaatataaatatggctGATCCTCTATGTTCATTAGCAATTTTTTGGGTCAGGTTTTCTTCATGGTGTCTGTTACTCATTGATATTCTTGGTTTCCATAAAGTCAAAAGGTGCGAAATAGACGATTTCACTCTTAACCACAGAGTACTACAAGTTCCGTTCCCGTTTTGTACTAAGACCATGGAGGTAGCAAAATAGAatagttccatccatccaagaaGTTAGGGAATTCAAGCATGTCGCATATGTACAGAATACATATCTAggctgtggaaaaaaataaaaataaaaaattatgagAAAGACTTCACCTTAAACTAAGGTATTGTACAAAGCTGCTGTTTCTTTTTCCAGTTTGACATCATTAGCAGTCCTGGCAATGCAGGCACTAAGACTACATTAATCATTAGAATCTGAATGTGCCACATCAAAAACCATAGGATGATGTCATAACAGAATTGTACACAACATACAACTCGCTTGAGTCTAAGaacacttaatgtttcctttGTAATGTGAGCAGTATCTAAAAATGGATCTTTACTGTATCTATTTGCATATATGCCATGTCAAAAATGTAGCTTACAAAGTGTTTCTTGTCAACTTTCAGTTAGAGTACCAGAAAGCGCAACAGTCTCAAGGACATCTCTAAATGTGGAAAATATAGTAAGGACATGTACTTCCCTCAAGGAGAGAATGTCTGCCGCTAAAGCCAAATCTGACAGGGAAGAAAGATTCAGAAATGCTTACAAATTCATCACTGAGAGGCGAGACAAAACCAGAGAGtgaaataatggaaaattaaGTGCAATCACTTTAAGTCACATTCTGTGGATCTTGTGAGAATGTTTACTGCATACATCTGAGACAACAATAAAAGGCAATGTGTGTTAATACCAGGACTGGAGTCTATTCAGAAAGTCCGGGTCTGAGCTGAAGCTCCCACAGCAAGATATAAATACTTGGCCAAGACTGCTAAAGCAGGGGAAATAAAGCTGGGTTGTTTGGAAAAGGAAGACAACATCGCTGTCATTGATGGGTCTAAACGGAGAGAAGGCAAACTCTTCAGAGAGAAGCACAGGAGGGCATCACCGCAGGTCCAGCACAGTCACTTTGCTGTCTGTAATGGTGATGTGGCCTCCAGCCTGCAGGGGGAGACATCAGAACAGTGGGAGAGTTAGAAAAAGCAGGGGAACCCGGTTCACACAGCCAGAGTTCATGGAAAAAGCTGGGGTTAGGCGGCACTGAAGTGAAGATGGTGATGAAGGGGCGGAGGGGTGCAGGGGGGTTGGCTGGGAATGTGCTACTCACAGAAAATAGTGGAGGTTCCTTAGGGTGTGGGTGGAAGCCCTTCTGTTTACAGGATGAGATCTCATCCATCCCATAATCAGTCAGCCTGAAGTATCCCGTCCTGAGAAGTGCAAACACATGCACAGATGCTATCATGCTCACCTCACGCTACTCAAACCCCAATACTACCAAGGATTCCTCAACCATGCCCTACAGAGCTATGTtccataaaataataatgtccaacaatgacaacccaGAAGGTGCTGAAGGAACCACAGCACCAGAGCCTCATGCTGAGTTTCCATGCATCTGCTGGTTGCCAACTGACAACAGTAAGACATGCAGCACTTGTACACCCTGCGATTGTCCTCCTACACGTGGTGTGAGAAAGAACGTGTTGTAATTATGAGCTCCGAGGACACATTTGCTACCTTCTGTACACTCAAGTGAGGGAGGAGGATACACATCTGACCTGGGATGATACTGTGGACGTCTGAATTGCCCAATCATGTGCTGGGGAATTCCACGCCAAACAGAATCCTTGTAGCAAAACCCCGGGTGACAAACCCTGCCCTCCTCCCAGAtacgcccaccccccccccaggcagcacTCACTCATTGAACTTGGGGGAGCACACGATGGCGATGGATTCTGGCAGCATAATCTGGTAGGAGCAGTGGGTGTGCAGGTCTACGCTAGACAGGAATGCCGTCTGGGTGGGATGTGTCTTGACAggacaggagaaaaaaaaacactgtcgACATGTTGAGCAAATGTTTGCTCTGCCATTCCAGAGCATATTCTAGAAGCAGTACTGACAGAAACCATGAATAACACACCTTCATGAAACTGATGGTAAGCATCCACAGTCCTAGAGAACCCCTATCCTGTTAAGATGCTACACTTATGTCCATCAagataacatttacatttaatttgggGTTATGAAATATAGCAGGTTTCGATCACAAGAAGCAGACTGTAGAAACTGAGAACTGCCTCATTTGCTTTAGCTGTCCTTGAAAGAACTTTAAGAACCCACATGAAAAATGACCTATAGGAAAAGAGGTCAGGGCCTCACATGGATCCAACCCAAGGTGATGAGGTCATACTGATCCTGGATCAGAAAGAGCTCCTCCTCATTCTCGGTGTCGCAGTAGTCAGGTCCCCCACACTGCTTGGGCACAATCACATGGGTCACAGTGAAGGCGTTCTGCGTCTGAAAcgcacaaacacaaatacacacgTGACAGGTCAGTCATCAGAGAACGCGTGTGGAGCCACCAAGATGGAGCGTGTGATCGGGCTCGGGGCGCACCAGCCTGCCACACAGGATGCCACAGGTCTCCACGCCCCGCGACGTATTGGCATCCGCCAGCTTCAGGAATCTGTGACAGAGCTCCGAAGGCACAGACAGCTGCCTCAGACCATCCACCATGACACCTGGGCACAGACATGGGACTGAGGTGGGAAGTGGAGGAAACACCTACAGCACACTCCTCCCCCGCAGTGCAACCTGCCAGAGGTTTATGTGTTTATACAAATCACATAAATTACTTAcacacagtaccagtcaaaagtttggaaacACAAATCACATAAATTACTTAcacacagtaccagtcaaaagtttggaaacACAAACAACATAAATTACTTAcacacagtaccagtcaaaagtttggacacacaaATCACATAAATTACTTAcacacagtaccagtcaaaagtttggacacacctactctAAGTAAGGCTTCTTTGTACTATGCTctacatataatatatattataaattatgAAGACATCAGAACTATAAAACAACATATATGGATCTACTGACCaaaaaggcccttaacctcaattGCTTCAGGCACTAGCTGACCCTACATTCTCCTCTAAGCCATTTttatgaggtggcctcctgggatgagTTCCAGCTGTCGTGAAGGAGATAGATCCCACAAATATGCTGAGAACTCACTGGCTGATTTTCCTTTCTCTAGGTCAAACGACTCCGAAACCATTTTTATTGCTTAGGTCAGGTGGGCAGGTCAGGtgggcaggtcatgtgacacgctATCACTCCTTTTTATGCGACTTggcatgtccaaacttttgTCTGGTACTGTACACTCAGCTTTTCACAGAGAAACATTTTGTGAACATGCATATTGTAAATGAAATTCCTTTCTGTCACTGCAATGTCCCGTGAAGAGATCATGAAACCCAAACTTTTTCTTTGCCATTTCCAGTGTAGATTTGATTTTTTGAGATTTACTTAGAATGCCCAATCAATTTCTATTTCCCAGTCTCAGAGAACAAAGAACAATATGCTTTCCAATAGAATTTACTGGGACTCACTGGAAATCcccattttacatttatttacatttattattacatttattacattttacatattgaTTTGCAAAAACTAGCAATTTAGCATAGCAgtaaaaatactttttattgGGCAGTATTAATAGTCCAGTAGAGGGCGCCTTACTGTTCCCTGGGCTGACCAGAGCTGCCGGCTTGAGGGCGCGGTCGAAGGCAGGGGGCAGTGTTTGGGGGACAGAGGGACTCGTGTTGGCTGGGGTGCCCCCAGGGCTCTGGGTTGGGCTGGAGATGAAGGGCTGAGGGGGTCCCAGGACGCCGGGCAGGAGGGGGCCGTCGAACGGGGGAGCGCTGGGGGAGCTGAACTCCTGCATGATACGCAAGCgctccttctccagctcctgccGGCGGATCATCTCCTCGAAGGCGGTGAACTGCTCCTGCTCGCGCTGACGCTGCTGCATCTCGGCCACGCGCTTCCGCTCCGCCTCCAGCTCCCGCCGCCTGCAGTTCTCACGCTCCAGGGCCACCTCTTCTGCTTCCTGCCGAACAGCGatcacgcatgcaggcacacacaaaAAGCACGCTGAGAACTGAAGGAGACCTCGTGACAGCAGCACAGTCACACATGTGGGCCCAGACCCACAAAGAACTGCGACACAGTGCAAGATCCACCCCGGCAAGTGTGGCTGTTTTTACCTTTTTAAGCAAATATTCAGCATATTCCTTCTCGTATTGCTTTAAAAGTCCCTTCTTCAGCTGTTCAGCCTGTGGAAAGGCTATCTCCTTAAGTTTCTATTTTAAAAGGACAGCATTAGTATAAAACATATGCCCCTTAAAATATTGCCCTTCAAGAATGTGTACAATATTTATTGAATCCCATTGGACATTGATGGATACATTGGGGGGCGGGAAACAATATTTAAGATATGTTATGAGAGTAGATGCACAGTCTTTCCTTACCCTAATAGTCTCTTTCCTCTCTGGAATGTTGGCCGTTTTATAATCTCGATGTTTAGGAAGCTTCTCAATGAAGAGCCTGAAAGCAGAAAAGGCAACACGCTCGAAAACGAGTGGGTTTCACGTCGAGCCATCAGACTGCATCTGTCATGCTGCATCGGGGACTATGGCATGCACATTAAACCACAAGAAATTAACCTTTGCTTCCTCACCAAGAGCTCTTAGACAGCCAGTGTCTCCATTGTTTTACAGATAAGGTACAGAGGGTaagattcattcattttcacacCGTGACACGATACACATTTCTTACAAATAGTTGCATACAGATACTCTCACACAGACCCCTGAACTGTGCAATGGCTCCCTTCACGTGCCCCAACAGCCACGGCTTACGTAATGTACTTGTTGTAGAGTACAAAGGCATGTTCCGTGTTGCCCTCCTCTGTGTAAACACTGGCCATCCGGATCATCTCCATGCCCGATCGGAAGTAGCGGCGAGGCGGCACGTCATCGTTCACGTCCACGACGCTGCCCTTCTTAGTGAGGGCACGTACCCGCTCCTCTGGGGGCAGGCTGGTATCGGTGTGCTCAGGCATGGCTGTGGGACGCGCCTCCAGTATTACTGAAACCAAAAGGACAAATATTGGTAGGGAAAAAACAAGTCATTTACATATATACAAACCCAGCCAAAAATGCATCTGCGTTCCTTGACTTATActaggggtggccaatcttatccacaaagggccagtgtgtatccAGGTTTTTGGGacaacctttaggtcagctgttcaaatccaggtgtgaggactcttcagccaatcagtcctctaattagtaatctaatcagGGAATTGCAGCGAAAGCCTGCATACACAgtagccctttctggataagatttcTCACCCCGACTCTAGACAGTGGTACTCTCATCATGCAGCACTGTATAGATTACTCCAGTGCTGTAATGTCACCATGGCGAGCACTGTATAGATTACTCCAGTGCTGTAATGTCACCATGGCGAGCACTGTATAAATTACTTCAACTGACAGAGTATAGAGTACAGTCTT harbors:
- the stambpb gene encoding STAM binding protein b isoform X2 — protein: MPEHTDTSLPPEERVRALTKKGSVVDVNDDVPPRRYFRSGMEMIRMASVYTEEGNTEHAFVLYNKYITLFIEKLPKHRDYKTANIPERKETIRAEQLKKGLLKQYEKEYAEYLLKKEAEEVALERENCRRRELEAERKRVAEMQQRQREQEQFTAFEEMIRRQELEKERLRIMQEFSSPSAPPFDGPLLPGVLGPPQPFISSPTQSPGGTPANTSPSVPQTLPPAFDRALKPAALVSPGNSVMVDGLRQLSVPSELCHRFLKLADANTSRGVETCGILCGRLTQNAFTVTHVIVPKQCGGPDYCDTENEEELFLIQDQYDLITLGWIHTHPTQTAFLSSVDLHTHCSYQIMLPESIAIVCSPKFNETGYFRLTDYGMDEISSCKQKGFHPHPKEPPLFSAGGHITITDSKVTVLDLR
- the stambpb gene encoding STAM binding protein b isoform X1, whose product is MPEHTDTSLPPEERVRALTKKGSVVDVNDDVPPRRYFRSGMEMIRMASVYTEEGNTEHAFVLYNKYITLFIEKLPKHRDYKTANIPERKETIRKLKEIAFPQAEQLKKGLLKQYEKEYAEYLLKKEAEEVALERENCRRRELEAERKRVAEMQQRQREQEQFTAFEEMIRRQELEKERLRIMQEFSSPSAPPFDGPLLPGVLGPPQPFISSPTQSPGGTPANTSPSVPQTLPPAFDRALKPAALVSPGNSVMVDGLRQLSVPSELCHRFLKLADANTSRGVETCGILCGRLTQNAFTVTHVIVPKQCGGPDYCDTENEEELFLIQDQYDLITLGWIHTHPTQTAFLSSVDLHTHCSYQIMLPESIAIVCSPKFNETGYFRLTDYGMDEISSCKQKGFHPHPKEPPLFSAGGHITITDSKVTVLDLR